In the genome of Hydrogenispora ethanolica, the window CGGCCGGGTGTTTCCGCCAGGCCACTACCGGCGTCGCCTCGCCCAGCCCCTGAATGGTGGCGGACCGGCGGATCTCGATCCGGTCGTACTCCGGCACCGAAGCCGTGAAATAGTAATAGCCATCGCTGTGCTTGTAAACCCAGGGGTCCGCCCGCTGTCTGACGATGGGATTGGTGAATGCCGTCCGCTGCAACGCTAATCCGCTCCTTTGCCGCATAAGATACATTTGCAATGATCCAATTATAGCAAGTTCATCCAATGTTAGCAAACCCATTTCCAGGCGCGGCACGACGGCAGCAAAAAAGCCCCTGAATCAGGAGGCTTTTTTGATGACCGGCGGCGGGAGCTTCGTCCCCGGAGGGCGCCGCTCTGCCGTTATTCGTTATATTTCCGGACATTCTCCAGGTTGAGCGTCAACCCCAGGCCCGGGCCGTCGGGGATGGTGAGGATTCCGCCTTTGGGCTGCGGCGGGTCGACGAAGACGAGTTCGTTCAAGGGTTCAAAGGCCTGCAGCCGCTCGAGGAAGAGGCCGTTGGGCGCGGCGCTCACCAGGTGCATATGGATATAATCCATGCAGTGCGGCGCCAGCGAGAGGTTCCAGGCCTGGGTCAGCGCGGCGATCTTCTGCCACTCGGTGACCCCGCCGCAGCGGGCCGCGTCCATCTGGATGATGTCGGCCGCGCCGTGCTTCACCAGATCGCGCGCGCCGTACTTGGTATACTCGTGCTCCCCGGTGGCGACCGGAATATCGATGCTCGCCCGGACCCGGGCCAGGCCCTCCAGGTCGTCGGCCAGCACCGGCTCTTCAAAGAACAGGATATCCTCATCGGCCAGTTGGTGGCCGAGCCGGATCGCGGCCGCCGCCTGGAAGGCATTGTTGGCGTCCAGCATGATCCCGATGCCGCCGCCGAGCTCGCGCCGGACCCGCCGCACCCGCCGGACGTCGAGGTCGGGCCGTTTGCCGTCGGCCACGCCCACCTTCATCTTGACCATGGTGTAACCGGCGTCCACCATCCCCTGCAGCTCCTCCAGCAGCTGACGCTCGTCATAGGAGGTCCAGCCCCCGCTGGCGTAGACCGGCAGCTCCTTGCGCTCGCCGCCCAACAGTTTGTAGAGGGGCAAACCCACCATTTTGCCTTTCAGATCCCACAAGGCGATATCGATGACGCTCAGGGCGCAAAAAGCCAGGCCCTTCCGGCCGACGCCCCGGATGTAATGGAAGATCCCCTCCCAGATCGCCTCGGTCGCCAGCGGGTCCCGCCCCAAGAGCAGCCCGGCCAGATCCTTCTCAATCAGCGAACGGATGGCCGCCCCGCCGATCTCATGATAGGTGATGCCCATCCCGGTCAGGCCGTCGTCGGTATGCAGGCAAACAATGACATAGCCGAGCGAGGCCACGGTCCGGGTCGAGTCGGACGGCGAATTGGGAATCGCGGTGGAGACCAGGAATACTTCAACTTTGTCGATCTTCATCTGCAACATTCCTCCCCGGATTGCAATGACTTGGGACCGCCGGCTCGGGCGGCGCTCTTCGCCGTTGCGGCCCTTTTGATCCTCTATATTCTGCGTCATCCGGCCGAGTCCTGTGTGAAAATCACCCATTCCCCGGACAATTCGCTCCGGACTTCAGTCTTAGCCGCGCGGCGCTTCATCGCTCGGATGCGGTTGCTCCTTCCGCTCCAGCAATTCGGCCAAGCGCTCTTTCTTCCGGTAGACGGTCGCCTGCATCATTGCCACCAGCTCATCCGCCTCATCGGTCACCCGGACGGTGTAGGTCCCGAGCCTGGTGCCGCGCGACTCTTCGACGGCCTCGGCATAGAGCACTCCCTTGGCGACCGCTTTCGCGTAGGTGATCCCGGCGTTGACCGATACCGCCGCGCTCCCGTGCGAATTGGCGGCCGCAGCCAACGCCAGATCGGCCAGGGTGAAGATGGCGCCGCCCTGGACGATTCCCAGGCCATTGAGGTGTTGCGGACCGACCGCCAGCCGCGTCTGAGCCCAGCCCGGCCTGACCGCCACCAGCTCGATTCCCACCGTCTCCATGCAGAACCGGTCGTTTAAAATGGCGCGTTTCACAGTTTCCACTGCATATTCCTCCCCAACGCATTCAAATTCCGACGTTCCGTGCTGTCTTCCTTTCTAAATTGGCTGCCGCCGGCCGAATCCCTGCCCCAATCGCGCTGATTTTTCGGCATCCGGTCCAAAGCGCCATTCCCGTTTCCCGGCGAGCCATCCGCCGCTCACCTTCCCGGCCCGCCCCCGTACAACCATCGTTTTGTAATAATAATCGGAAACGTTGGGGCCAGGCTCAAGGCTTTCTATCATGGATGATAACATTTTTGAAAAAAGATAGCCGCTTTCCTTCGAGTGGCGGAAACGCATTGAAAGTGGTGCGTCCAATGGACAGGAAGCGAACCGGGTACTGAAATTTTCCGAAAAGCGGTGAGTCCAAAAGGCTAATTGGGTTTGAAAATAAAATGGTTTCGGCAAAACCCTCTCCGCATGGAGAGGGTTTTTTGAATATTGGCTCATTCGATCTTTTCCGCCTTCCCGAAACGGCTGTCCGATCATCCGGAGACCACGGCGTTTCCTCCGAAGCTCTGGGCGGAACCCGCCAAGCCCATGAAAGACCCGACGGGGTCTCCGCCGCACCTTCCCAACGCCCGGGCGGGCCCTCCCAAGGCCCCGGAGGTTCCGCCGGGCCTCCCGGAAGACCGGCCAAAGCGTTGGGAAGAGCCTCGAAAAGCTTTGGCTGCCTTTGCCTAATCTTTGACAGCGGATCTGCCGGCGCCGTTTCTTTCATCGTCGAGGGGCCGGGCCCCGGCTATTCTTCCGTTTCGGGCTGGGACGGGTTCTTTTCCTGTTCTTTGAGGAAATGCAGCGTCGACAGGCCGAGCACCATGGCCTTAAACCGGCGCGAACCCGGTTGCCGCTCCGCGGCTTCCCGGAATTCTTGCCGCTCCATGATCTCCTGAATCTCCCGTGGCAGTTCGGACATGAGCGTTTCACCCCTTCATCCCTAGGGTGCCCAAAAAATTGCTTCATCCGCAGCCAACTAAAAAGCGTCGCCTAGAGAAAGCGACGCGTTCCATCTTCAAAAAATAATTGGACTCTAACGCGGCGTGAAAACCTGCACCGCGCATTCCGGCAAGTCAAATCTTTAATTCTGCAATGAAAATTCTCTTTGGGCCGGCTTTTTAGCGCCGGCAGCGCCGACCCTTGTCGGTGGTGCCGCAGAAACAATGCCGGTGGCCTTCGTCTCGGGAGGTCTCGTCCCCAAACTCGTGAACATGCCCGGAACACATATATTTGGGCTTTCCGGTGCGGCAACGGTAGCAGTGGCTAT includes:
- a CDS encoding mandelate racemase/muconate lactonizing enzyme family protein, which produces MKIDKVEVFLVSTAIPNSPSDSTRTVASLGYVIVCLHTDDGLTGMGITYHEIGGAAIRSLIEKDLAGLLLGRDPLATEAIWEGIFHYIRGVGRKGLAFCALSVIDIALWDLKGKMVGLPLYKLLGGERKELPVYASGGWTSYDERQLLEELQGMVDAGYTMVKMKVGVADGKRPDLDVRRVRRVRRELGGGIGIMLDANNAFQAAAAIRLGHQLADEDILFFEEPVLADDLEGLARVRASIDIPVATGEHEYTKYGARDLVKHGAADIIQMDAARCGGVTEWQKIAALTQAWNLSLAPHCMDYIHMHLVSAAPNGLFLERLQAFEPLNELVFVDPPQPKGGILTIPDGPGLGLTLNLENVRKYNE
- a CDS encoding PaaI family thioesterase is translated as METVKRAILNDRFCMETVGIELVAVRPGWAQTRLAVGPQHLNGLGIVQGGAIFTLADLALAAAANSHGSAAVSVNAGITYAKAVAKGVLYAEAVEESRGTRLGTYTVRVTDEADELVAMMQATVYRKKERLAELLERKEQPHPSDEAPRG